Proteins encoded together in one Thamnophis elegans isolate rThaEle1 chromosome 10, rThaEle1.pri, whole genome shotgun sequence window:
- the LOC116514214 gene encoding arylacetamide deacetylase-like gives MDVLNLHIIATYTPPTSDEKVIVTDTEFSHVPVRLYIPTKQSDVLKRAVIFIHGGGWCIGSATMKSYDLLSRWTSERLNAVVVSVDYRLAPKYRFPVAFEDVYSVSKYFLQSSILEKYNVDPSRIGIAGDSAGGNLAAAVTQQVRITHLKVNPKWNYTCYLPLLSQTILILIYLYWGFSHCTPKSRKS, from the exons ATGGATGTTCTAAATCTGCACATAATTGCTACATATACACCTCCTACATCTGATGAAAAAGTCATTGTAACAGACACAGAATTTAGCCATGTTCCAGTACGTCTTTACATTCCTACAAAGCAGTCAGATGTCTTGAAAAGAGCAGTGATTTTCATCCATGGAGGTGGATGGTGTATAGGATCAGCAA CCATGAAATCCTATGACCTCTTATCAAGATGGACATCAGAAAGACTAAATGCTGTTGTGGTGTCAGTCGA TTACAGACTAGCTCCAAAATATCGGTTCCCAGTTGCATTTGAAGATGTGTACTCAGTATCAAAATACTTTCTACAAAGCAGCATTCTGGAGAAATATAATGTAGACCCAAGCCGCATCGGCATTGCAGGGGACAGCGCAGGAGGTAACTTAGCTGCAGCTGTAACCCAGCAGGTAAGAATTACCCATTTGAAAGTAAATCCAAAATGGAATTATACATGTTACTTACCTCTATTATCTCAAACTATCCTGATACTAATTTATTTATATTGGGGCTTTTCACACTGTACACCTAAGAGCAGGAAGTCATAA
- the LOC116513884 gene encoding arylacetamide deacetylase-like, which translates to MGGKFFCLLVASTLIAYYIYQPLPENVEEPWKLMLLDASIRSLNHAATIVEKLGVGHFMDVLNLYTIATYTPPTSDEKVIVTDTEFSHVPVRLYIPTKQSDVLKRAVIFIHGGGWCTGSATMKSYDLLSRWTSERLNAVVVSVDYRLAPKYRFPVAFEDVYSVSKYFLQSSILEKYNVDPSRIGIAGDSAGGNLAAAVTQQLLDDPDIRTKFKIQALLYPVLQTIDLELPSYQDNKNMPILPKTLLIRFFHEYFPSDDSFSKALETNQHVPAELNHLFKFVNWSKWLLERFKKGHIYTDPSHRNSKTGRKYPGLLDPKLSPLLVEDIKLQGSPLTYVLTCQYDVLRDDGIMYVSRLREAGVKVAHEHVDNAVHGVLTFIAGPLAPNIGHRMANNYIEWLNKNL; encoded by the exons ATGGGAGGAAAATTCTTCTGCCTTCTGGTAGCTTCAACTTTGATAGCCTACTATATCTACCAGCCTTTACCAGAGAATGTGGAGGAACCCTGGAAGCTGATGCTTTTGGATGCTAGCATTAGAAGCCTAAACCATGCA GCCACAATTGTGGAGAAGTTGGGTGTTGGACACTTTATGGATGTTCTAAATCTGTACACAATTGCTACATACACACCACCTACATCTGATGAAAAAGTCATTGTAACAGACACAGAATTTAGCCATGTTCCAGTACGTCTTTACATTCCTACAAAGCAGTCAGATGTCTTGAAAAGAGCAGTGATTTTCATCCATGGAGGTGGATGGTGTACAGGATCAGCAA CCATGAAATCCTATGACCTCTTATCAAGATGGACATCCGAAAGACTAAATGCTGTTGTGGTGTCAGTCGA TTACAGACTAGCTCCAAAATATCGATTCCCAGTTGCATTTGAAGATGTGTACTCAGTATCAAAATACTTTCTACAAAGCAGCATTCTGGAGAAATATAATGTAGACCCAAGCCGCATTGGCATTGCAGGAGACAGCGCAGGAGGTAACTTAGCTGCAGCTGTAACCCAGCAG CTTCTAGATGACCCTGACATCAGAACTAAATTCAAGATTCAAGCTTTATTGTATCCTGTTCTTCAGACTATTGATCTGGAATTGCCATCCtatcaggataataaaaacatgcCAATTCTGCCGAAAACATTACTAATCAGATTCTTCCACGAATATTTTCCATCGGATGACTCTTTTTCCAAAGCTTTAGAGACCAACCAACATGTTCCTGCAGAGCTCAACCATTTGTTTAAATTTGTAAACTGGAGTAAGTGGCTActtgaaagatttaaaaaaggcCACATTTACACTGACCCATCACATAGAAATTCCAAAACTGGACGCAAATATCCAGGTTTACTGGATCCAAAGCTCTCACCACTTTTAGTTGAGGACATTAAGCTTCAGGGCTCACCACTTACATATGTCCTCACTTGTCAATATGATGTCTTGAGGGATGATGGAATCATGTATGTTTCCCGTCTTAGGGAAGCAGGAGTTAAAGTAGCACACGAACATGTTGACAATGCTGTTCatggtgttttaacatttattgcAGGCCCTCTTGCCCCAAATATAGGACACAGaatggctaataactacattgaGTGGCTAAATAAGAACCTGTGA
- the LOC116514215 gene encoding arylacetamide deacetylase-like has product MNNTIKILDDPDVRTKFKIQALLYPGLQSIDLELPSYQDNKNIPILSKTLVIRFLSEYITSDESFSKALETNQHVPAEFNHLFQFVNWSKWLPERFKKGHIYTDPSHRNSKTGHKYPDLLDPRSGPLLVEDIKLQGLPLTYIMTCQYDVLRDDGIMYVSRLREAGVEVTHEHVDNAFHGVVTFITGAFAQNIGHRMANNYIEWLNKNL; this is encoded by the exons ATGAACAATACCATCAAA ATTCTAGATGACCCTGATGTCAGAACTAAATTCAAGATTCAAGCTTTATTGTATCCTGGTCTTCAGAGTATTGATCTAGAATTGCCATCCtatcaggataataaaaacatacCAATTCTGTCTAAAACATTAGTAATAAGATTCCTCAGTGAATATATTACATCAGATGAATCTTTTTCCAAAGCTTTAGAGACCAACCAACATGTTCCTGCAGAGTTCAACCATCTGTTTCAGTTTGTAAACTGGAGTAAGTGGCTCcctgaaagatttaaaaaaggcCACATTTACACTGACCCATCACATAGAAATTCCAAAACTGGACACAAATATCCAGATTTACTGGATCCAAGGAGCGGACCACTTTTAGTTGAGGACATCAAGCTTCAGGGCTTACCACTTACATATATCATGACTTGTCAATATGATGTCTTGAGGGATGATGGAATTATGTATGTTTCCCGTCTTAGGGAAGCAGGAGTTGAGGTAACACATGAACATGTTGACAATGCTTTTCATGGTGTTGTAACATTTATTACAGGCGCTTTTGCCCAAAATATAGGCCACAGAATGGCTAACAACTACATTGAGTGGCTGAATAAGAACCTGTGA